The Pan troglodytes isolate AG18354 chromosome 1, NHGRI_mPanTro3-v2.0_pri, whole genome shotgun sequence genome includes a region encoding these proteins:
- the RAB42 gene encoding ras-related protein Rab-42 isoform X2, producing the protein MEAEGCRYQFRVALLGDAAVGKTSLLRSYVAGAPGAPEPEPEPEPTVGAECYRRALQLRAGPRVKLQLWDTAGHERFSTLSAEAGGSPEVRSSRLAWPTLVKPCLY; encoded by the exons ATGGAGGCCGAGGGCTGCCGCTACCAATTTCGGGTCGCGCTGCTGGGGGACGCGGCGGTGGGCAAGACGTCGCTGCTGCGGAGCTACGTGGCAGGCGCGCCTGGCGCCCCGGAGCCGGAGCCCGAGCCCGAGCCCACGGTGGGCGCCGAGTGCTACCGCCGCGCGCTGCAGCTGCGGGCCGGGCCGCGGGTCAAGCTGCAACTCTGGGACACCGCGGGCCACGAGCGCTTCAG cactctgagtgccgaggcgggcggatcacctgaagtcaggagttcgagactagcctggccaacattggtgaaaccctgtctctactaa
- the RAB42 gene encoding ras-related protein Rab-42 isoform X1, with protein MEAEGCRYQFRVALLGDAAVGKTSLLRSYVAGAPGAPEPEPEPEPTVGAECYRRALQLRAGPRVKLQLWDTAGHERFRCITRSFYRNVVGVRLVFDVTNRKSFEHIQDWHQEVMATQGPDKVIFLLVGHKSDLQSTRCVSAQEAEELAASLGMAFVETSVKNNCNVDLAFDTLADAIQQALQQGDIKLEEGWGGVRLIHKTQIPRSPSRKQHPGPCQC; from the exons ATGGAGGCCGAGGGCTGCCGCTACCAATTTCGGGTCGCGCTGCTGGGGGACGCGGCGGTGGGCAAGACGTCGCTGCTGCGGAGCTACGTGGCAGGCGCGCCTGGCGCCCCGGAGCCGGAGCCCGAGCCCGAGCCCACGGTGGGCGCCGAGTGCTACCGCCGCGCGCTGCAGCTGCGGGCCGGGCCGCGGGTCAAGCTGCAACTCTGGGACACCGCGGGCCACGAGCGCTTCAG gTGCATCACCAGGTCCTTTTACCGGAATGTGGTGGGTGTCCGGCTGGTCTTTGATGTGACAAACAGGAAGTCCTTTGAACACATCCAAGACTGGCACCAGGAGGTCATGGCCACTCAGGGCCCGGACAAGGTCATCTTCCTGCTGGTTGGCCACAAGAGTGACCTGCAGAGCACCCGCTGTGTCtcagcccaggaggccgaggagCTAGCTGCCTCCCTGGGCATGGCCTTCGTGGAGACCTCGGTTAAAAACAACTGCAATGTGGACCTGGCCTTTGACACCCTCGCTGATGCTATCCAGCAGGCCCTGCAGCAGGGGGACATCAAGCTAGAAGAGGGCTGGGGGGGTGTCCGGCTCATCCACAAGACCCAAATCCCCAGGTCCCCCAGCAGGAAGCAGCACCCAGGCCCATGCCAGTGTTGA